A window of the Flavobacterium sangjuense genome harbors these coding sequences:
- the lpdA gene encoding dihydrolipoyl dehydrogenase, with protein sequence MSSFDVVIIGSGPGGYVSAIRCAQLGFKTAIIEKYSTLGGTCLNVGCIPSKALLASSHHYEELQHFADHGIEVSGKVKVDLGKMIARKQAVVDQTSGGVKFLMDKNKITVFEGLGSFESATKIKITKADGKSETIEAKNTIIATGSKPSSLPFIKLDKERIITSTEALKLPEVPKHLIIIGGGVIGIELGQVYLRLGAQVSVVEFLDRIIPGMDAGLSKELTKVLKKQGMKFYTSHKVKEVTRKGATVTVQADDAKGNTVTFEGDYCLVAVGRRPYTDGLAADKAGVKVTDRGMIEVNDHLQTNVPNIYAIGDVVRGAMLAHKAEEEGTLVAEILAGQKPHIDYNLIPGVVYTWPEVAAVGKTEEQLKEAGVAYKAGSFPFKALGRARASADNDGFVKILADAKTDEVLGVHMIGARCADLIAEAVTAMEFRASAEDISRMSHAHPTFAEAVKEAALAATDDRALHV encoded by the coding sequence ATGAGTTCATTTGACGTAGTCATTATAGGTTCTGGTCCCGGCGGATATGTTTCAGCTATTCGTTGTGCCCAATTAGGTTTCAAAACCGCCATCATCGAAAAATATTCAACATTAGGAGGAACTTGCCTTAACGTAGGTTGCATTCCATCAAAAGCATTATTGGCTTCCTCACACCATTACGAAGAATTACAACACTTTGCTGATCACGGAATTGAGGTTTCCGGAAAAGTAAAAGTGGATTTAGGGAAAATGATTGCCCGCAAACAAGCAGTTGTTGACCAAACTTCAGGTGGCGTGAAATTCCTAATGGATAAAAATAAAATTACCGTTTTTGAAGGATTAGGTTCTTTTGAAAGCGCTACCAAAATTAAAATCACAAAAGCCGATGGTAAATCAGAAACCATTGAAGCTAAAAATACAATCATTGCTACAGGATCAAAACCATCTTCGCTTCCTTTTATCAAATTGGATAAAGAAAGAATCATAACATCAACAGAAGCTTTGAAATTGCCGGAAGTTCCTAAACACTTAATCATCATTGGTGGTGGTGTTATCGGAATTGAGTTAGGACAAGTTTATTTAAGACTTGGCGCACAAGTATCTGTTGTTGAATTTTTGGACCGAATCATTCCTGGAATGGATGCCGGTTTGTCTAAAGAATTAACCAAAGTATTGAAAAAACAAGGCATGAAATTCTATACTTCTCATAAAGTAAAAGAAGTAACCCGAAAAGGTGCAACTGTAACCGTTCAGGCGGATGATGCCAAAGGAAATACCGTAACTTTTGAAGGCGATTATTGCCTGGTAGCTGTTGGTCGTCGTCCATACACTGACGGACTTGCTGCTGATAAAGCAGGCGTAAAAGTTACTGACCGCGGAATGATTGAAGTAAACGACCATTTGCAAACGAATGTTCCAAATATTTATGCGATTGGTGATGTGGTTCGTGGCGCGATGTTAGCTCACAAAGCCGAAGAAGAAGGAACTTTAGTTGCCGAAATCTTAGCAGGACAAAAACCACATATCGATTATAATTTAATTCCGGGTGTTGTTTACACCTGGCCTGAAGTTGCTGCTGTTGGTAAAACAGAAGAGCAATTAAAGGAAGCCGGAGTTGCTTACAAAGCGGGAAGCTTTCCTTTCAAAGCTTTAGGAAGAGCCAGAGCAAGTGCTGATAATGATGGATTCGTTAAAATACTAGCCGATGCTAAAACCGATGAAGTATTAGGTGTTCACATGATTGGTGCACGTTGTGCCGATTTGATTGCCGAAGCGGTAACCGCAATGGAATTCAGAGCTTCTGCTGAAGATATTTCAAGAATGTCACACGCGCATCCAACCTTTGCGGAAGCCGTTAAGGAAGCTGCATTAGCAGCTACAGATGATAGAGCTTTACACGTTTAA
- a CDS encoding tetratricopeptide repeat protein, whose amino-acid sequence MNRILKLLVLVSLLFYACKNENKQEVKAVVGKSNYGCAPETTDAKWFETDKKAPLFKGMDVIDFSISTKNEEAQKYFNQGLAFAFGFNHAEAARSFYYGTKLDSKSAMCFWGYAYVLGPNYNAGMEPDNYERAYSAIQQALKLSVNASEKEKALIKALSKRYVAKSVEDRSALDSAYSEAMKNVAKEFPDDTTIAALYVESIMDMHPWDLFDKNGVAKSWTPEIIRLLEEILKKDPKHIGANHFYIHAVEASNTAERANASAKRFDEGLAPASGHLVHMPSHIYIRTGEYHKGTVANINSVKLDSIYVTMCHAQGAYPLAYYPHNYHFMAACATLEGNYNWAKIGADKTSNLVHPKTMIEPGWSTLQHFYVIPYFVSVKFGKWDAILKMKLVSDTLKYPVAISHYAKGMAYLGKKDIAKAKAELAKLEVLANDDAMKKMTIWDINTMYDVLQIAGKVLKGEILASEGNYKQSIPLLEKAVTIEDGLNYNEPPDWFFSVRHHLGAMQIEAGKYYDAVKTYQEDLKRFRNNGWAQHGLKLAYQKLNNPAKVKEMDALLAKSWATADVKITTSRIK is encoded by the coding sequence ATGAATAGAATTCTAAAATTACTTGTACTTGTTTCTTTATTGTTTTACGCTTGTAAAAATGAAAACAAGCAGGAAGTAAAAGCTGTAGTTGGGAAAAGTAATTATGGCTGTGCTCCCGAAACTACTGATGCAAAATGGTTTGAAACCGATAAAAAGGCACCACTTTTTAAAGGCATGGATGTTATTGATTTTTCAATTAGCACTAAGAATGAGGAAGCTCAAAAGTACTTTAATCAGGGATTGGCTTTTGCCTTCGGTTTTAATCATGCAGAAGCTGCACGTTCTTTTTATTATGGGACTAAATTAGATTCTAAATCGGCTATGTGTTTTTGGGGTTATGCCTATGTATTGGGTCCAAATTACAACGCTGGAATGGAACCCGATAATTATGAAAGAGCCTATAGCGCCATTCAACAAGCGCTAAAACTTTCAGTCAATGCGTCTGAAAAGGAAAAGGCATTAATAAAGGCGTTATCAAAAAGATATGTTGCCAAATCAGTTGAAGACAGAAGTGCATTAGATAGTGCTTATTCGGAAGCCATGAAGAATGTAGCTAAAGAATTTCCCGATGATACTACTATTGCGGCTTTATATGTCGAGTCCATTATGGATATGCATCCTTGGGATTTGTTTGATAAAAATGGTGTTGCCAAGTCATGGACACCTGAAATCATTAGGTTGCTGGAAGAAATATTAAAGAAAGATCCAAAACACATTGGTGCCAATCATTTCTATATTCATGCAGTTGAAGCTTCTAATACAGCAGAAAGAGCCAATGCTTCGGCAAAACGTTTTGATGAAGGATTAGCTCCAGCTTCAGGCCATTTGGTGCACATGCCTTCACATATTTATATCAGAACCGGTGAATATCACAAGGGAACTGTGGCCAATATTAATTCGGTAAAATTAGACAGCATCTATGTTACCATGTGCCATGCTCAAGGCGCTTATCCGTTGGCGTATTATCCGCATAATTATCATTTTATGGCAGCTTGTGCTACTTTGGAAGGAAATTACAATTGGGCAAAAATAGGAGCAGACAAAACATCAAATCTTGTGCATCCAAAGACAATGATAGAACCTGGTTGGTCAACCTTGCAGCATTTCTATGTTATCCCATATTTTGTGTCAGTGAAATTTGGAAAATGGGATGCTATTTTAAAAATGAAATTGGTTTCCGATACGCTAAAATATCCTGTAGCTATTTCTCATTATGCTAAAGGAATGGCTTATTTAGGAAAAAAAGATATTGCGAAAGCAAAAGCCGAGTTAGCAAAATTGGAAGTTTTAGCCAATGATGATGCCATGAAAAAAATGACGATTTGGGATATCAATACGATGTATGATGTTTTGCAAATTGCAGGTAAAGTATTGAAAGGTGAAATTTTAGCTTCGGAAGGAAACTATAAACAAAGCATTCCGCTGCTTGAAAAAGCGGTTACAATTGAAGACGGATTAAATTATAATGAGCCACCGGATTGGTTTTTCTCGGTGCGGCATCATCTTGGTGCGATGCAAATTGAAGCCGGAAAATATTATGATGCTGTAAAAACCTATCAGGAAGATTTGAAGCGATTTCGTAATAATGGCTGGGCGCAACACGGATTGAAATTGGCTTATCAAAAGCTGAATAATCCAGCCAAAGTAAAAGAAATGGATGCTTTGCTTGCTAAAAGTTGGGCAACTGCCGATGTCAAAATCACAACTTCCCGAATTAAATAA
- a CDS encoding arsenate reductase ArsC, which yields MKNILVLCTGNSCRSQMAHGYLSYFANTDKVTVYSAGVETHGVNPLAIAIMKEDGVDISKHTSNNVEEYFDIPFDYVITVCDNAKERCPFFPTQAIKLHHNFPDPSKVKGSTTEVIEEFRRVRAMIKEYCKDFITENQLD from the coding sequence ATGAAAAATATATTAGTATTGTGCACAGGAAATAGTTGCCGAAGTCAGATGGCACATGGTTATTTATCATATTTTGCCAATACAGATAAAGTTACGGTGTATTCCGCCGGTGTTGAAACGCATGGTGTAAATCCGTTGGCAATTGCCATAATGAAAGAAGACGGTGTTGATATTTCGAAACATACTTCGAATAATGTTGAGGAGTATTTTGATATTCCTTTTGATTATGTAATCACCGTTTGTGATAATGCCAAAGAGCGTTGCCCGTTTTTTCCAACCCAAGCGATAAAGCTGCATCATAATTTCCCCGATCCCTCCAAAGTAAAAGGTTCTACAACGGAAGTGATAGAAGAGTTTCGAAGGGTAAGAGCAATGATTAAAGAATATTGTAAAGACTTCATAACAGAAAACCAACTCGATTGA
- a CDS encoding class I SAM-dependent methyltransferase, with the protein MKRKQHWENVFSTKTEKEVSWYQQYPQTSVDFITALELSSDAKIIDIGGGDSYLIDALLDLGYTNVTLLDISANAIERVKKRLGDKASQVTFIESDILEFVPVEQYDLWHDRACFHFLTRKEDIEQYAELADKAITKKGRMFIGTFSEEGPKRCSGLDINHCNEESLSLVFEKDFQLKGCFSENHKTPFGTTQNFLFCGFKRKNIV; encoded by the coding sequence ATGAAAAGAAAACAACATTGGGAAAACGTATTTTCTACCAAAACTGAAAAAGAAGTGAGTTGGTATCAACAGTATCCGCAAACCTCTGTTGATTTTATCACTGCGCTGGAATTATCTTCAGATGCCAAGATCATTGATATTGGTGGCGGTGATAGTTATTTGATTGACGCTTTGTTGGACTTGGGTTATACCAATGTAACTCTGTTGGATATTTCTGCTAATGCGATTGAACGTGTTAAAAAAAGATTGGGTGATAAGGCCAGTCAAGTTACTTTTATTGAATCCGATATTTTGGAATTTGTTCCTGTCGAACAGTATGACTTATGGCATGATAGAGCCTGTTTCCATTTTTTAACAAGAAAAGAGGATATTGAACAATATGCCGAATTGGCGGATAAAGCTATAACCAAAAAGGGTCGAATGTTCATTGGTACTTTCTCAGAGGAAGGTCCAAAACGATGCAGTGGTTTAGACATCAATCATTGCAATGAGGAAAGCCTGAGTTTGGTTTTTGAAAAAGATTTTCAACTAAAAGGCTGCTTTTCCGAAAACCATAAAACACCTTTTGGCACCACGCAGAATTTCCTTTTTTGTGGATTTAAACGAAAGAATATTGTATGA
- a CDS encoding DUF6428 family protein has translation MKLSEIKKELNSLTTIAFQLPNGELVPNHFHVTEVGKVTKHFIDCGGTIRNEEIANFQLWEANDYDHRLHPEKLVHIIELSERVLNMPDLEIEVEYQMKDTIGKFSLGFDGTNFLLTSKETTCLAKDNCGIPAEKIKAKIGEWKEKASCCGSDAVCC, from the coding sequence ATGAAATTATCAGAAATTAAAAAAGAATTGAATAGCTTGACTACAATTGCTTTTCAACTGCCAAACGGCGAATTAGTACCCAATCATTTTCACGTAACAGAAGTAGGTAAAGTGACAAAGCATTTTATCGATTGTGGCGGAACTATTCGGAATGAAGAAATCGCTAATTTTCAACTGTGGGAAGCTAATGATTATGACCATCGTTTGCATCCTGAAAAATTAGTTCACATTATTGAACTTTCAGAAAGAGTTTTAAATATGCCCGATTTGGAAATCGAAGTAGAATATCAAATGAAGGATACCATCGGTAAATTTAGCCTTGGTTTTGATGGTACTAATTTTCTTTTAACTTCAAAAGAAACCACTTGTTTAGCCAAAGATAACTGCGGAATTCCTGCCGAGAAAATCAAAGCAAAAATAGGTGAGTGGAAAGAAAAAGCTTCTTGTTGTGGTTCAGATGCAGTTTGCTGTTAA
- a CDS encoding ArsR/SmtB family transcription factor — MGASKSDFFTDKQNELASLFKALSHPARVAIIEYLLTVDTCICGDIVNELPLAQPTVSQHLKELKNAGIIKGNIEGTAICYCINETTLKKIESYFSIINSQLKNKCC, encoded by the coding sequence ATGGGAGCCTCTAAATCTGATTTTTTTACCGACAAACAAAACGAACTTGCCTCGTTGTTTAAAGCCTTGTCACATCCGGCAAGAGTTGCTATTATTGAATATTTGTTGACCGTGGACACTTGTATTTGTGGTGATATTGTGAATGAGCTGCCTTTGGCACAACCTACAGTTTCACAACATTTGAAAGAACTGAAAAACGCAGGAATTATCAAAGGAAACATTGAAGGTACTGCGATTTGCTATTGTATAAACGAAACTACGTTGAAGAAAATTGAAAGTTACTTTTCAATCATCAACAGCCAATTAAAAAATAAATGTTGTTAA
- the tpx gene encoding thiol peroxidase, which translates to MASVLFGGNPVNTNGELPKVGTKAPDFKLSATDLSIVSLNNFTGTKLVLNIFPSIDTATCATSVRKFNADASKLENTKVLCISRDLPFAQRRFCGAEGLENVINLSDFNTGNFGKDYGLEFVEGAFTGLQSRAVIVIDENGIIRHTEQVANTSNEPNYEAAFAAL; encoded by the coding sequence ATGGCTTCAGTACTATTCGGTGGAAATCCTGTAAATACTAATGGCGAATTGCCAAAAGTGGGAACAAAAGCACCTGATTTTAAATTATCGGCAACCGATTTATCTATTGTAAGCCTGAATAATTTTACCGGAACAAAATTAGTCCTGAATATTTTCCCAAGCATTGATACGGCGACCTGTGCCACTTCGGTTCGAAAATTCAATGCTGACGCCAGTAAACTTGAAAACACTAAGGTTTTGTGCATTTCACGTGATTTGCCTTTTGCCCAAAGACGTTTTTGTGGTGCTGAAGGATTGGAAAACGTAATAAATCTTTCTGATTTTAATACCGGGAATTTCGGAAAAGATTACGGACTTGAATTTGTTGAAGGGGCATTTACCGGTTTACAATCGAGAGCAGTCATTGTTATTGATGAAAACGGAATTATCAGACATACGGAGCAGGTTGCTAATACTTCAAACGAACCCAATTATGAAGCTGCTTTTGCAGCACTTTAA
- a CDS encoding diacylglycerol kinase family protein produces MEFQKDNSFFTGRLKSVGFALKGAYKLITTEHSVMVQFSLAVLLVIAGFYFEISREEWMMQTLAFGLVLGIESLNTAVEKIADFIHPEFHDRIGFIKDIAAGAVMFAATAAIVVGLLIYVPKFL; encoded by the coding sequence ATGGAATTCCAAAAAGACAATTCTTTTTTCACCGGACGATTAAAAAGCGTAGGTTTTGCACTTAAAGGTGCTTATAAACTTATCACGACGGAGCACAGCGTGATGGTACAATTTTCATTAGCTGTTTTGCTGGTAATTGCCGGATTTTATTTCGAAATTTCAAGAGAAGAATGGATGATGCAGACTTTGGCTTTTGGATTGGTTTTGGGAATCGAAAGTCTGAATACAGCCGTCGAAAAAATTGCTGATTTCATTCACCCTGAATTCCATGACAGAATTGGTTTTATCAAAGACATTGCCGCAGGTGCCGTGATGTTTGCTGCAACCGCTGCCATAGTAGTAGGATTATTAATTTATGTTCCGAAATTTCTATAA
- a CDS encoding DNA translocase FtsK, with protein sequence MAKTVKKEVKEKDPQSDIKILKTKKQYRMLFGFLLVLLSIAFLVSFISFFVSGNGVGYGQADQSAVDAITDRNVPVENWLGKFGAYISDLFIYRGFGVASFLFVKLCFLSGAFLLLDLPIRKLKNTWFWDLFAIIVLSITFGFFATTIPELGGTIGYELNLFIQDYIGKIGTLLGIVFAIVIYLIFKIKISPDAVKTFFEKKHADIKDDLNGLTSTESGTDYNLEEFAVKEEEELEEPTLKPSQFEINKEALKPTIEHASEINLEPIIKTVAPTPTPQPQVIETHDEAFVIEQAADEDVIEENLAAKLVADFGEFDPTLELSNYKFPTIDLLKEYTSVGITINQEELEENKNRIVETLKNYKIDIAQIKATVGPSVTLYEIVPEAGIRISKIKSLEDDIALSLAALGIRIIAPIPGKGTIGIEVPNKNPTMVPMKTVISSAKFQEAEMELPIALGKTISNETFVVDLAKMPHLLMAGATGQGKSVGLNAVLTSLLYKKHPAEVKFVLVDPKKVELTLFNKIERHYLAKLPDTEDAIITDNNKVINTLNSLCVEMDNRYSLLKDAMVRNIKEYNEKFKARKLNPENGHRFLPYIVLVVDEFADLIMTAGKEVETPIARLAQLARAIGIHLIIATQRPSVNVITGIIKANFPARIAFRVTSKIDSRTILDTQGADQLIGRGDLLYSNGNDLVRVQCAFVDTPEVERIVDYIGSQKAYASAYLLPEYVGEEGSSVNLEFDISERDSLFREAAEIIVTAQQGSASLLQRKLKLGYNRAGRLIDQLEAAGIVGPFEGSKARSVNITDLASLDQFFNNEQNND encoded by the coding sequence ATGGCAAAAACAGTAAAAAAAGAAGTAAAAGAAAAAGATCCCCAATCGGATATTAAAATTTTAAAGACCAAAAAGCAATACCGAATGCTGTTTGGTTTTCTTTTGGTTTTATTGTCAATTGCTTTTTTGGTTTCCTTTATTTCCTTCTTTGTATCCGGAAATGGTGTTGGTTACGGTCAAGCCGATCAGAGTGCGGTTGATGCGATTACCGATAGAAATGTTCCTGTAGAAAACTGGCTGGGTAAATTTGGTGCTTACATTTCCGACTTATTTATCTATCGTGGTTTTGGAGTAGCATCCTTCCTATTTGTCAAGTTGTGCTTTTTGAGTGGTGCCTTTTTGCTGTTAGACTTACCTATCCGAAAACTCAAAAACACTTGGTTTTGGGATTTGTTTGCTATCATCGTGTTGTCGATAACGTTTGGATTTTTTGCTACTACTATTCCCGAATTAGGCGGAACTATAGGTTACGAACTCAATCTATTTATACAGGATTATATTGGTAAAATCGGAACATTACTCGGAATTGTCTTTGCGATAGTTATCTATTTAATTTTCAAAATAAAAATTTCTCCGGACGCTGTGAAAACGTTCTTCGAAAAGAAACACGCCGACATCAAAGATGATTTGAATGGATTGACTTCAACTGAAAGCGGAACCGATTATAATCTGGAAGAATTTGCCGTTAAAGAAGAGGAAGAACTTGAAGAGCCTACTTTAAAGCCTTCTCAATTCGAAATCAATAAAGAAGCCTTAAAGCCAACTATTGAACACGCTTCCGAAATCAATTTGGAACCAATCATAAAAACGGTTGCACCAACTCCTACTCCACAACCACAAGTTATAGAAACACATGACGAAGCTTTTGTCATTGAACAAGCCGCTGATGAAGATGTTATAGAAGAAAATCTGGCTGCTAAATTAGTAGCTGACTTTGGTGAATTTGACCCAACATTGGAATTATCCAACTACAAATTCCCGACAATTGATTTGCTAAAAGAATACACTTCGGTTGGTATTACCATCAATCAGGAAGAGCTGGAAGAAAACAAGAACCGAATTGTAGAAACCTTAAAAAACTACAAAATCGATATTGCCCAAATAAAAGCTACAGTCGGTCCATCGGTAACACTATATGAAATTGTACCGGAAGCCGGAATTCGTATTTCCAAAATCAAAAGCCTTGAAGACGATATCGCTTTGTCATTGGCAGCATTAGGTATTCGTATCATTGCACCTATTCCGGGAAAAGGAACGATTGGTATCGAGGTTCCAAACAAAAATCCGACGATGGTTCCAATGAAGACTGTGATTTCTTCAGCTAAGTTTCAGGAAGCCGAAATGGAATTGCCTATTGCTTTAGGGAAAACTATTTCGAATGAAACCTTTGTGGTGGATTTGGCAAAAATGCCACACCTTTTGATGGCTGGTGCAACCGGACAAGGAAAATCGGTTGGATTGAATGCGGTATTAACTTCGTTGTTGTACAAAAAACATCCGGCGGAAGTTAAGTTTGTTTTGGTTGATCCAAAGAAAGTCGAGCTAACGCTTTTCAATAAAATTGAACGTCATTATTTGGCAAAACTTCCAGATACAGAAGATGCAATCATTACCGACAACAACAAAGTAATCAATACATTAAATTCGCTTTGTGTTGAAATGGACAATCGTTATTCGTTATTAAAAGACGCGATGGTTCGTAACATCAAAGAATATAACGAGAAGTTTAAAGCACGTAAATTAAATCCGGAAAACGGGCATCGTTTCCTGCCTTATATTGTATTGGTAGTTGACGAGTTTGCCGATTTGATTATGACTGCCGGTAAGGAAGTGGAGACACCTATTGCCCGTTTGGCGCAGTTAGCACGTGCTATCGGAATTCATTTAATCATTGCTACCCAACGACCATCGGTAAATGTAATTACAGGTATCATCAAAGCCAATTTCCCGGCGCGTATCGCTTTTAGAGTTACCTCTAAAATAGATTCGAGAACGATATTAGATACACAAGGCGCTGACCAATTAATAGGTCGTGGAGATTTATTGTATTCCAACGGAAATGATTTGGTGCGTGTGCAATGTGCTTTTGTAGACACGCCAGAAGTAGAAAGAATTGTAGATTACATCGGTTCACAAAAAGCATATGCCAGTGCCTATTTATTACCCGAATATGTTGGTGAAGAAGGCAGTAGCGTAAATTTGGAATTTGATATATCCGAAAGAGACAGTTTGTTTAGAGAAGCGGCAGAAATAATTGTAACTGCTCAACAGGGTTCGGCATCATTATTGCAAAGGAAGCTGAAATTGGGTTACAACCGTGCGGGTCGATTGATTGATCAGTTAGAAGCCGCCGGAATCGTAGGTCCATTTGAAGGAAGCAAAGCAAGAAGTGTTAACATTACAGACTTGGCTTCATTAGACCAATTCTTTAATAATGAACAAAATAATGATTAA
- a CDS encoding LolA family protein: MNKLVSFVILLLVTFTTNAQDKKAKELLDQVTAKIKSYNNITIDFKYTLNNYKENINKESKGNVIIQDNKYVLNFMGVTKMYDGKKSYTIVPEDEEVTISSLNEKDDNSITPSKMLTFFNSGYKYSWDILQDVKGRKIQYIKLVPNNAKDQRKEVLLGIDSQTKNIYNVIEMGKNGTKTTLTVNSFKTNQPLSKNQFTFVASKYPNYYINKLD, translated from the coding sequence ATGAACAAGCTAGTATCTTTTGTTATTTTACTTTTAGTAACTTTTACTACTAATGCTCAGGATAAAAAAGCAAAAGAGTTGTTAGACCAGGTAACAGCTAAGATTAAATCCTACAACAACATCACCATTGATTTTAAATACACTCTCAATAATTACAAGGAGAATATCAACAAAGAGAGTAAAGGAAATGTAATTATTCAGGACAATAAATATGTGTTGAATTTTATGGGTGTTACCAAAATGTATGATGGTAAAAAAAGCTACACTATAGTTCCTGAAGACGAAGAAGTTACCATATCAAGTTTAAATGAAAAGGATGACAATTCGATTACACCATCTAAGATGCTTACCTTTTTTAACAGTGGTTATAAATACAGTTGGGACATTCTTCAGGACGTAAAAGGACGAAAAATACAGTACATTAAATTAGTACCAAACAATGCTAAAGACCAACGAAAAGAAGTCTTATTGGGTATTGATTCCCAAACCAAAAACATCTACAATGTGATTGAAATGGGTAAAAATGGAACTAAAACCACGCTTACTGTTAATTCTTTTAAAACCAATCAGCCATTATCAAAAAATCAGTTTACCTTTGTAGCTAGTAAATATCCAAATTACTACATCAATAAACTAGATTAA
- the ribB gene encoding 3,4-dihydroxy-2-butanone-4-phosphate synthase: MSESKIHLNTIEEAIEDIRQGKIIIVVDDEDRENEGDFLAAAEKVTPEMINFMATHGKGLICAPLTEKRCDELELHSMVKNNTDHMETAFTVSVDLKGHGVTTGISASDRAKTVLALIKEDTKPYDLARPGHIFPLIAKQGGVLRRTGHTEAAIDFARLAGFKSAGVICEIMNEDGSMARLPELVKVAKKFNLKLVSIENLVAYRMQHDSLIVKKDDFEIETRFGKFRLRAYQQTTNKQVHLALTKGSWNLGDPILTRINSTQANNDILNTLATAMDKKLDDVFNRIIEEEKGAILFINQEVDSSDLLHRLTELKHLQAEGIFKVPQIKMDVKDFGIGAQILHDIDISKIRLISNTTQTKRVGMIGYGLEITEYVVY, encoded by the coding sequence ATGAGCGAAAGTAAAATACACCTCAACACTATAGAAGAAGCCATCGAAGACATTCGACAAGGTAAAATTATTATTGTAGTTGATGACGAAGATCGTGAAAACGAAGGTGATTTTTTGGCTGCAGCCGAAAAAGTAACGCCCGAAATGATAAACTTCATGGCGACTCACGGAAAAGGTTTAATCTGTGCGCCATTGACGGAGAAACGTTGTGATGAATTAGAATTACATTCGATGGTAAAAAATAACACCGACCATATGGAAACCGCTTTCACCGTTTCTGTAGATTTAAAAGGTCATGGTGTAACCACAGGAATATCAGCTTCTGACAGAGCTAAAACGGTTTTGGCTTTAATAAAGGAAGACACCAAACCCTACGATTTAGCGCGCCCTGGGCATATTTTCCCACTTATTGCAAAACAAGGTGGTGTATTGCGTCGAACTGGTCATACCGAAGCCGCTATCGATTTTGCCCGCTTAGCCGGATTTAAATCGGCAGGCGTAATTTGTGAAATCATGAACGAAGATGGTTCTATGGCTCGCTTGCCGGAACTGGTAAAAGTGGCTAAGAAATTCAATCTTAAACTCGTTTCTATTGAAAACTTAGTGGCCTATAGAATGCAACACGATAGTTTGATTGTCAAAAAAGATGATTTTGAGATCGAAACCCGTTTTGGTAAATTCCGTTTACGTGCCTACCAACAAACCACTAACAAACAAGTACATTTGGCATTGACCAAAGGAAGCTGGAATTTGGGCGATCCAATACTTACCCGAATTAATTCTACCCAAGCGAATAATGACATACTGAATACGTTAGCCACCGCAATGGATAAAAAGCTGGACGATGTTTTTAACCGAATTATTGAAGAAGAAAAAGGAGCCATTCTATTCATCAACCAGGAAGTTGACTCTTCGGATTTATTGCATCGATTAACCGAGTTGAAACATTTACAAGCCGAAGGCATTTTCAAAGTACCACAAATCAAGATGGACGTCAAGGATTTTGGTATCGGTGCGCAAATACTCCATGATATTGACATCTCCAAAATACGCCTTATCTCAAACACGACGCAAACCAAGCGTGTCGGAATGATTGGATATGGATTAGAAATAACGGAATATGTGGTTTATTAA